The Erinaceus europaeus chromosome 6, mEriEur2.1, whole genome shotgun sequence sequence attttcgtggagaggaaagagagaaactgatagagtaaacagagatagagagggaaagagatagagagacacacctgcagaactgcttccctgcttgtgaagtatcctccccctgcaggtggggatctggggggggCGTTCAAACCAGATTCTggccccgtctctctccctctctatctcccccatcctctcgattcctggctatctttatccaataaataaataaggataattgaattttttttaacaaaaaagatCTCTGCGAAGCAGGTAGCAGGATTCACACCTGTGCCCCACTAATGGGGCTGTGGCCTTGGGCTGGACATTCTTTTCATTCTCTGTACAACAGTGACAGTCACAGCTGCCACCTCTCTGGGGCAGCGGCCAGCCGAGGCTTCTGAGGACACTCCCGTAGCCAAGCTAGTGAATCCAGTCAGGGCTGCTCAGGGTCTGTTGTCCCCTGCTTGAAGACACAGGCTCTGCTCACCCACCTCCACCTCATCAGAGGTGTCTTCCTTCTAGAAGCTGCTCCTGGGAgctgagggaggtggggaggtggggtcagAGTGTCCCTGTTCTATGAGCTGGTTTCTGTGgagggtctccctctccctctccctcaccctctccctctccctctccctctccctctccctctccctctccctctccctctccctctccctctccctctccctctccctctccctctgcctctccctctgcctctgcctctccctctgcctctccctctgcctctctctctccctctgcctctctctctccctctccctctccctctgcctctccctctgcctctgcctctgcctctccctctccctctccctctctccctctgcctctccctctccctctgcctctccctctccctctgcctctccctctctccctctgcctctccctctgcctctctctctctccctctccctctgcctctccctctacctctctctctccctctccctctgcctctccctctgcctctgcctctctctctctccctctccctctgcctctctctctctccctctgcctctgcctctgcctctccctctgcctctccctctgcctctccctccctctccttctccctctccctcttcctccctctccctcttcctccttctccctccccctccctctccctctcctccctctccctctcctccctctccttctccctcttcctctctctccctctccctctctctccctctctttgcacAGATGAGAAATTCTGTGCCTGCTCCCCTATTTTTAAGACTTTCAAGTGGCACCCCCACAAAGTGCAAACACCAGCAGTGCTGAGACTGAAGAGAGACAAAGCAACTTCAAAGCCCATGCACGCAGCTCAGGCACAGAAAATGTCTCTTCTGTCTGCTCCCTGGAAACTCTCCTGCCTACAGCTCTAAAGCATTTGTTTGAAAGAATCCCATtcaagggattaaaaaaaaaaaaaaaaaaaggaaccaacaGCTGGCCTCACACACCTTCAAAGTCCTAGAAGAAAAGatagcaaacccccccccccccctttccccagACCTACTGACTCTCATGCTTGGTCTTCGCAGACCTTTGGTTGAGGAAGTGATGGTTCTTCCAGGAGCTTccgagaggaagagaagggtcaGCAGAGACagacggggtgggggtggaggaagggTCCCTAGGAAATGCAGAAACTGCCACGCAGCCTGAGGTCAGACTGGTGAGACAGTGGCTTCCAGACTGACATCGATTCCTATTTAGTCTTTGCCCAGAAAACACAAGGAGACAGTCCTGCCTGCACAGCCCGGAGATTCATAACCATTGCCAGGATATAAAGTCAGCTTTGGAACTGTCTCGAAGAAGTTATCTGTCCAGCCACGAGGAGGGGGCGCCTCAGATGACTGAAACTCAGGGCTGAAGGTGACCTTCAACCTAGCTTTGATTGTGACTGTCTGAACTCAaatcctgactcagtttccctgtcTAGGAAAGAGTGCACGAGACGCACAGCCTTTCTCTTTGGGCCTCCTGCAGTACCCAGCACATGGAAAACTACCTTCTGACTGctcccattgttttattgttgctgtggggGCTACACTGCTCCGAGCCAACTTTTCTGATAGAATAGagagtcagacagagaaagagaggcaaagaacagagacagagagagagggcaagaagcCACTGTTCCCAGTCTTCCCCCAGTGCAGCAGGGGTTGGACTGGAACCTCAATCAGACATCGGCAAGGCAGGTACACTTCTCAGGTGCCAGCGTTCACGTggaggggctccaaccgggaggTAAGCTACTGGCCTTCCCCATACTGGGTCTAGTGACCACGTGCAGAAGTAAGGAAGCCCCAGGAGGGATCCTAGTATGGACCTATGTTTATTATGGGTAAAACACAaggctttatagcaaacagaacaaaggacattcttcgcatatgtcagaaattacaggtttcttaaaggccagcttgcccctatagtggggaggggtaggaatgacaagaattcatgtgataccaaaaggtcagagcaattagtttccatgatgtggGCATGTTAATTCTCCagaggtattaagaaaaacagagtggctaaaccagtaaggcgagatgaaacagagagagacaaagcttgacgtaaatcatagatatcaaggacaagcaaggaaatagatgtggggggtctcactgccaagtcactggcaggggtgtatgatagagtgtgttctcctatatgatcgaAAGGTGAACTTCTAGTGAACGTGTGGACTTTGAaggactatagtgaactttgggtgaaccctcaagcaggcagccatttggtctgctagcaggggaaactaagtgtgagaggcttgtcggctttctgtgggcttgagagactaacaaggggaaactgagtctgggagacttttccctcttagctcatccATATATGGGAGAAGCCAACAAGTGGGGttttttccagacctccatccaaagatgggagagctcccctaagctccacCAAGCTCTCCCATAGTCCCTCACTCAGGGACTCTACCTTGCTGCCTCGACTGTTCCATTTTTGACTGACCCTTAAAGCTAGTCTAAGCCACGTGGCACTGGGTGCAGAGAGATGACTGGTTGGTAGCCTTGAACAAGCTGGGTTGCTGGTTGGCCAGGACTTGGAATCCTGTAGTCATTACAAGAACAGGAACATCAAGTCCAAGTCCATGTTCAATAAAACAGTCATgccctctgagagagagagagagagagagagagagagagagagagagagagagagacacacaacaCCTAAGCTCTCTTCTGTGCAGCAGGGGCCAGCCTTGATCCTGGAGCGAGCTCATGGCTAAGCTAAgtgagctgtttctccagcccagGCCGTGCCTCTCTGCACTTAGTGACTTGAGCGCCTGGACCTTCTGGCCAGACCTGTCCACTGTGAAGCCGAGTCCAGCACTCACTCTCTGCTATGTGTGACCAGGAACACGCCCCAGTGGCCTCATTTTCCTCATCTGGAAAATGACCAGAGCAGGAACCACCCTGCAGGTACCCAGCAATGCACAGGGCTACTGAGTTTAGAGTGTTTGAGAGtcaggggtaggggtggggcaaTGAGCGGATTTAGTTTTCATCCCTCAGCTGAGGTCTCTGTGAACTGGGAATGGGGTTTGTGACTGAGGCAAAGTTGAAATGTGTCTTTTTCAGTCTTTTCCCCCGACTTCCTtcagcacatttttaaaaattatttctatttatccattggatagagacaaagagaaatagagtagagagcaagagagacagagagacatccgcagcactgcttcactgctcatgaagtctcccccctgcaggtagggagtgggggcttgaacccaggtccttgtggattatagcatgtgcgctcaaccaggtgcaccaccacccggcctcatcGGCACCTCTTGAATGAATGCCTCGTGATCTAATGCCTGAATGAGCATAGATGGCGTCATTGTGAAGAGTCTGGGAAACCTTTCGGAAGTACTTAGAGCAGACTAGGTACAAAGCACCATCTGTGTAGTAGAAAGAGGGTGAGATCCGTCCATCTCCACCACCAGCCAGTCTGCCAAGAGCTCTGTCCACACAGCCATAGGAGCAGAGGGGCTCAGGGAGCAGACACATCACAGAGCAGCCCCCAACTCCAGTCTCCCAGGCTTGGCATGTGAGCTCCAccccgcccacacacacacacacagacaacatGGAAGCCTGGCATTCACTCCCTTCTTCTCCGTAGGACCATGACCAATCACCTTGACCTCCTCCTAGGAGTGGTGCTGGTGGCCAGTCCACTGCTAGGGCTTCCTCCCTGCTCCTCGGACGGTCAGATAGCCCTCTACCACGCCTGCAACCTCACCCGCATCCCCCAGGTCCCCAGCTCCACCGAGCGCCTCCTGCTGAGCTTCAATGCCATCGGGATGGTCACCTCCGactccttccccttcctgggCCGGCTGTGGCTTCTGGAGATCGGGGCTCAGGAAACACCCCTGAGTGTTGACAAGGATGCCTTCAGAAACCTGCCCAACCTGAAGGTCCTGGACCTGGGCAAGACCCCGCTGGGCTTCCTGCACCCGGATGCTTTCCAGGGGCTGCCCCGTCTGTCTGAACTGAGGCTGTTTGGCTGCGGCCTCTCGAGTGCCGTGCTGACCGGGGGTCACTTCAGACACCTGGAGTCTTTGGCGCGTCTGGACCTGTCAAGCAACGAGATTCAGAACCTGTCCCTTCACCCCTCGTTCAGGGGGCTGGACGCCTTGACGTCCCTCGACTTCTCTCACAACCAGATTGAGGTCGTGTGTGAGCCAGAGCTCCGGCCCCTCCAGGGCAAGGCGCTGTCCTTCCTGAGCCTGGCTTCCAACCCGCTGTATATCAGAGTCTCCGTGGACTGGGGGGCCTGCGGGAACCCCCTCCGAAACATGACCCTGGAAACCCTGGACCTCTCTCACAACAGCTGGAGTGTGGCCCGGGTGCGGAACTTCAGCCAGGCCATCCGCGGGAGCCTGGTGTCCTCGCTGCTTCTCTCCCAGCACATCATGGGCCCCGGGTTTGGCTTCCAGAACCTCCAAGAGCCCGACCAGACCACCTTTGCCGGCCTGGCGGGAAGCTCCGTGAAGCTCCTGGACCTCTCGGGTGGGTATATCTTCTCCCTGAATCCCCGGCTCTTTGAGGCCCTGTGGGAGCTGAAGGTTCTGAACCTGGCCCACAACAAGATCAATAAGATCGCAGATGGGACGTTTCAGGGGCTCCAGAATCTGCAGCTTCTCAACATGTCCTACAACCTGCTAGGGGAGCTTTATAACTCGGATTTCTCCGGGCTCTCGCGGGTGGCCTACATCGACCTGCAGAACAATCACATTGGGATCGTTCAACACCAGACCTTCAGCCTGCTGAAACACCTACAGACCCTGGACCTCCAAAACAACGCCCTTAAAACCATCTCTTTTCTCCCAAGCATAGACATGGTCCTCTTGGGTGGCAATAAGCTGACGGCTTTGCCCAGCAACGTCCAGCTCACGGCCAACTTTCTGCAGTTGTCAGAAAACAAGCTGGAACATCTGGCTGACCTCTACTTCCTGCTCCAAATTCCCCGTCTCCAGGTTCTCATTGTCAACCAGAATCGCCTCTCGTTCTGCGACCCCGAGCTCTCCCCGTCCAAGAACCCCAGCTTGGAGAAGCTTTTCCTCAGCGAGAACATGTTGCAGCTCGCCTGGGAGAGCCAGGCCTGCTGGGATATGTTCCGAGGCCTCCCCGGCCTCCAGCTCCTGTTTTTGAATAACAACTACCTGAGTTTCCTGCCCCCTCAAGTGTTCAGCCACCTGACGGCCTTGAGGGTCCTGAGCCTCCACGCCAACAGGCTCACGGCTCTTTCTCCGGGAGACTTGCCTGCCAGCCTGGAGGTCCTGGATGTTTCCAGAAACCAGCTCCTCACTCCCGACCCGGCCGTGTTCTCGTCCCTGCGCTTCCTGGACGTGACTCACAACAAGTTCATCTGCGAGTGTGAGCTTGGCGCTTTCGTCACGTGGCTCAACTGCACCAACGTCACCCTGCTGGGGCCTCCCCAGGACAGGTACTGCGTGTACCCCCACTGGCTGGAGGGGGTCCCCCTCGCCGATCTGTCTGTGGACTGCGACGATGAGGAGGTGCTGCGGGCCCTGCGGTttgtccttttctccttcttgaCTGTCTCCTTGACTCTGTTCCTGGGAACCACCCTCATCGTCGCCAGGTTCCGGGGACACTGTTTTGTCTGTTACCAGAAAGCCCAGGGACTGTTGTTCAGGGACGCCGGGCGGGCAGCAGAGGCCAGCGGCTACAGATATGACGCCTACCTGTGCTTCAGCGCCAGGGACTTCGAGTGGGTGCAGAGCGCCCTGCTGCGGCACCTGGACGCCCAGTACAGCCCCCGGAACAGACTCCGCCTCTGCTTCGAGGAGAGGGACTTCGTCCCTGGGGAGAACCACCTGGCCAACATCCAGGATGCCGTGTGGTGCAGCAGGAAGACGGTCTGCGTGGTGAGCAGGCACTTCCTGCGAGACGGCTGGTGCCTGGAAGCCTTCAGCTACGCCCAGAGCAAGTGCGTCTCGgacctcagcagtgccctggtcgtGCTGGTGGTGGGCAGCCTGTCCCAGTACCAGCTGATGAAGCACCAGGCCCTCCGGGAATTCGTGCGGAAACGCCAGTACCTGAGGTGGCCCGAGGACCTCCAGGATGTCAGCTGGTTCCTTAGCAAACTCTCCCAGCACATCCTCAAGAGGGAGAAGTCCAGGAGGACAGGCGAAGCCCAGAGGCGGGAGGACAGTGGCGTGGAGCTGCATGCCGTGGCCACCCCCTCCTAGCAGGGGCGGTGTTTAGCTCGCCTCCAGccagtctctcttccctctgaattcttggctatttttattgtcttattttatttttcttttaccagagcactgcttagctctggcttgtggtgcaggggattaaacctgggacttagaagcctcaggcatggcagtctctttgcataaccattatgcttatatCTACCCTCTTCGTCATCCCTCTGGATTCTCACAGAGCTCCCTTCAGGGGTTGGTTGTtggtttttccccttcttctctctctgggtcctgatggaattggagttcagagccctctggtcatcttcccctaatatgtctccccctctgagaatctggacccaaattctttacggGGAgccgaaggtgggagttctggcttctgtcattgcttctccgctggacatgggtgttggcaggtggatccacacccccagcctgtctctgtctttgcctagtggggcagagctctggggaggggaggctccaggatacattggtgaggtcgtctgcccagggaggtcaggatagaatctggagacaaccctggtggcaatttttaaaagggggaggggcTTGGGGGGAGTTGTCTGTGCTCCAACTTGGCATTTTACGTGCCCCAGGTTGGTCCAGGAAGCTGAGTCACAGGGAAGGTCCCTCAAGGACCCGGTTTATACCAGCCTGGTAGATGGGTAAAGTGTATCCCAAGTCCTCCCTTGCTGCTGTCAATGCAGCTGGGGGAAGCAgctgggggaagcttctggaAGGGCAGGCAGGGCTTCGAGAGCAGATTCCCCCACAGGTGCTGAAGGGTGGCAGGCCACAGGCTCTATCTAGGGCAGCTGACGATGAGGGGCCTggcctgagcagtgttctggtgtctctccctctccctcccctccccccatctcgcTCATTAGAGTAGATaggtaaaacatttttaaaatgcaatGCAACAGGGCAATAGCAAACTCTCACTGCTGCTGACTGCTGTGGCCACAATTCCAGGAGGCTGCAGGCAGTTTCTTGTGCCTGGTGACCGTTGGTGCCCAACCCACTCACCGGGCCGGCTGTGACTCTCCAGCCCACAGGAAGGTGGACAGCCCCAGCAGTGACCACTCCAGGAGCCCTCTGCCTTGAGGGACCTTCCCTGTGACTCAGCTTCCTGGACCATCCTGGGGCACGTAAAATGCCAAGTTGGAACACAGACAACTCCCCCCAagccccccttttaaattttttaaaaatatttatttattttcccttttgttgccctggtttaacattgttgtggttattggtgttgttgttgttggataggacagagagaaatggagagaggagggtaagacagagaaggggagagaaagacagacacctgcagaactgcttcaccgcgtatgaagcgactcccctgcaggtggggagccgggggctcgaactgggatccttacacccgtccttgtgctttgtgccacgtgtgcttaacctgcagcgccaCCAGCtgactccctccccctttttattaattgccaccagggttgtctctggggcttactcagtgctggcactaggaatcctctGCTCATGGCTGCCATGTTTCctgtttttcccctccctttctgttttatttgatagaacagagggaaattgagaagggagggagggagaggggggaagagagagagagagagagagagagagagaggcctatagatctgcttctccactcatgaagcttcccccttgcagctggggattgggtgcttgaacccagggccttgtgtggTAACGTGCACGCCTAGCCAGGTACACGCAGAGTTTCTGGGGGACTGGTTCACATCATATACCCAGCCACGCTGGTGCTTCCCAAAGCCTCTCTTTCCTGGCAAAGAATCAGACTTTCTCACACCCACCCCAGCTGCCTGCTCTCCCACCTCCAGACccagaactgggattcttttggGAGGTACTTTTCCCCTCATTCTCACTTGACAGGAACCGAGGCCCATGGGGCCAGGGAGAGGCTGCTCATTCCACAGCTTCCTGCAGTACCCCATCAGGCTTCAGGTGGTTGGTGCATTCTGCATGGCTCAGCCTCCGGGACGGCTTATAAATGGGAGCAGCTTCCACCGCTCTAAGAATGCTGCGAATTAACTGCCTCTGGATCAGGCCCGCTCTGGACGGCCTGTGATCTTATTCCAGGCAGCTGAGACTTCAAAAGGAATCTCAGCTGTCACCCCATGCACAATGGACTCTGAACTGGGTGCAGAATACGTCAGCTAGTCTTGATGTGATGTAAGCAAATGTGGTTGAAAGCCTGAACTTATCGCATCAGTGTTTCGGAAGGACAGAATGGGAAGTACACCGGTAAGGTTCATGAAAGAGCCGTCTACCGCCATAtcaccaatatgaaatgtttagaaaTATGGGACTTGCCAGATAAAGAACTAGATGAagcagtgtcgtatgctttacattggcttgttctagccctccccctccaagagaattggatgagtcctgttaatttcgcgggcctgcttggccccgccccaagggaccctgggagagggttccggagtccgagagttcctgagttccccagtgacagagttcctgagttccggagttcgagagtgcgagggtgcgagagtttctgaattcgagagtaagagagagggttcctgagttcgagagtgccagagttcctgagttcctgagttcgagagtttcagggttacagagtaagagagagttccagtgtgccagagtttcagagggttctcaagtacgagagttccagagttccagagttggagggttcctgagttccagagtaaaagaaagagtgcttgcgccgccgcaaagagacagcagagttctgtttggtgattagtttgtcttagtttgtgaatcgttgttcctgaataaagaaatacagctgccctgcccagccgttgtctccgcgtctctgttcaccaccgtgaagcaagccagcccggctagagcctccgaaaattttaacaacaaatggcgcccacgtggacctgacctgcgcatctctcagataagtaaagacaatttggctacctatgcacgatggccttctcttctgcttgtgaagagatctccaaaggcctctgctctttcttcacgagactgttttgctgtttctggaacatttatctctggaccactctgtggtttccactcgctcgagcgaactcagaacagcca is a genomic window containing:
- the TLR5 gene encoding toll-like receptor 5 — encoded protein: MTNHLDLLLGVVLVASPLLGLPPCSSDGQIALYHACNLTRIPQVPSSTERLLLSFNAIGMVTSDSFPFLGRLWLLEIGAQETPLSVDKDAFRNLPNLKVLDLGKTPLGFLHPDAFQGLPRLSELRLFGCGLSSAVLTGGHFRHLESLARLDLSSNEIQNLSLHPSFRGLDALTSLDFSHNQIEVVCEPELRPLQGKALSFLSLASNPLYIRVSVDWGACGNPLRNMTLETLDLSHNSWSVARVRNFSQAIRGSLVSSLLLSQHIMGPGFGFQNLQEPDQTTFAGLAGSSVKLLDLSGGYIFSLNPRLFEALWELKVLNLAHNKINKIADGTFQGLQNLQLLNMSYNLLGELYNSDFSGLSRVAYIDLQNNHIGIVQHQTFSLLKHLQTLDLQNNALKTISFLPSIDMVLLGGNKLTALPSNVQLTANFLQLSENKLEHLADLYFLLQIPRLQVLIVNQNRLSFCDPELSPSKNPSLEKLFLSENMLQLAWESQACWDMFRGLPGLQLLFLNNNYLSFLPPQVFSHLTALRVLSLHANRLTALSPGDLPASLEVLDVSRNQLLTPDPAVFSSLRFLDVTHNKFICECELGAFVTWLNCTNVTLLGPPQDRYCVYPHWLEGVPLADLSVDCDDEEVLRALRFVLFSFLTVSLTLFLGTTLIVARFRGHCFVCYQKAQGLLFRDAGRAAEASGYRYDAYLCFSARDFEWVQSALLRHLDAQYSPRNRLRLCFEERDFVPGENHLANIQDAVWCSRKTVCVVSRHFLRDGWCLEAFSYAQSKCVSDLSSALVVLVVGSLSQYQLMKHQALREFVRKRQYLRWPEDLQDVSWFLSKLSQHILKREKSRRTGEAQRREDSGVELHAVATPS